One window of the Streptomyces sp. NBC_00259 genome contains the following:
- a CDS encoding FecCD family ABC transporter permease: protein MEPPDSPPHPSPHRGARRGAAYVLTIGLAGALLLLCLLSAGLGAYDLPLGDVLASVQHRIGLGGHPLDRAAESVLWNIRLPRVVLALLVGASLGCAGALMQGVFGNPLAEPGVIGISSGAAVEAVGAIALGLSFFGGWTVTVCAFVSGLGTVLLVYAVSRSGGRTEVVTLILTGIAVNAFAGATIGLFVFFADNAQITQITFWQLGSLAQATWPKVLAVLPFAVAGLIVAPLYARRLDLLSLGERPARHLGVEVERLRVVLILVVALLTAAAVAVSGIITFVGLLVPHLLRMANGPGHRFLVPGSALGGAVVLVAGDLAARTVAAPAELPLGVLTALFGSPFFFWLLRRTRRTQGGWA from the coding sequence CTGGAGCCGCCCGACTCACCCCCGCACCCGTCCCCGCACAGGGGTGCCCGGCGCGGCGCCGCGTACGTCCTCACCATCGGCCTCGCCGGTGCGCTGCTCCTGCTGTGTCTGCTGTCCGCCGGGCTCGGGGCCTACGACCTCCCCCTCGGGGACGTTCTCGCCTCCGTCCAGCACCGGATCGGTCTCGGCGGACATCCGCTGGACCGGGCCGCGGAGAGCGTCCTGTGGAACATCCGGCTGCCGCGGGTCGTCCTCGCGCTCCTCGTCGGGGCGTCGCTGGGATGCGCGGGCGCGCTCATGCAGGGCGTGTTCGGCAATCCGCTGGCCGAGCCGGGGGTCATCGGGATCTCGTCGGGCGCGGCGGTGGAGGCGGTCGGGGCGATCGCGCTGGGACTGAGCTTCTTCGGCGGCTGGACGGTGACGGTCTGCGCGTTCGTGTCCGGGCTCGGCACGGTGCTGCTGGTGTACGCGGTGTCGCGTTCCGGCGGCCGTACGGAGGTCGTGACGCTGATCCTCACCGGGATCGCGGTGAACGCGTTCGCCGGGGCGACGATCGGGCTCTTCGTGTTCTTCGCGGACAACGCGCAGATCACCCAGATCACCTTCTGGCAGCTCGGCTCGCTGGCGCAGGCGACGTGGCCGAAGGTGCTCGCGGTGCTGCCGTTCGCGGTGGCCGGCCTGATCGTCGCGCCGCTGTACGCCCGCAGGCTCGACCTCCTCTCGCTCGGTGAACGCCCGGCCAGGCACCTGGGGGTGGAGGTGGAGCGGCTGCGCGTGGTGCTGATCCTGGTGGTGGCGCTGCTCACGGCGGCGGCGGTCGCGGTGTCGGGCATCATCACCTTCGTCGGACTGCTCGTCCCCCACCTCCTGCGCATGGCGAACGGTCCCGGGCACCGTTTCCTGGTCCCGGGCAGCGCGCTCGGCGGCGCGGTGGTCCTGGTCGCGGGCGACCTCGCCGCCCGCACGGTCGCGGCCCCCGCGGAACTCCCGCTCGGGGTCCTGACGGCGCTGTTCGGCAGCCCCTTCTTCTTCTGGCTCCTGCGCAGGACGCGCCGTACCCAGGGCGGCTGGGCGTGA
- a CDS encoding heme ABC transporter ATP-binding protein — MINVLLPRRGRDLPPRPSPGDLLAEARGLRVRLGQREVVAGVGLRVCAGEVVALVGPNGAGKSTLLSALGGDVAPAAGEVRVGGRPAPDWSAPELALRRAVLPQAATLSFPFPVEDVVRMGRAPWAGTAREDEDDAAVGAAMAATETAEFAARPFSALSGGERARVALARVLAQRAPLLLLDEPTAALDLRHQELVLRICHERAAAGDAVVVVLHDLGLAAAYADRVAVLRGGHLAAEGRPAEVLRDELLSDVYRQPVEVLPHPRTGTPLVLPKRDA; from the coding sequence GTGATCAACGTGCTTCTTCCACGGCGGGGTCGGGATCTGCCGCCCCGCCCCTCTCCCGGAGACCTGCTCGCGGAGGCCCGTGGGCTACGGGTCAGGCTCGGGCAGCGGGAGGTGGTGGCCGGCGTCGGTCTCAGGGTGTGCGCGGGGGAGGTCGTCGCGCTGGTCGGCCCCAACGGGGCCGGGAAGTCGACGCTGCTGAGTGCGCTCGGCGGGGATGTCGCGCCGGCCGCGGGTGAGGTGCGCGTCGGCGGACGGCCCGCGCCGGACTGGTCCGCGCCGGAGCTCGCGCTGCGTCGCGCCGTCCTGCCGCAGGCCGCCACGCTGTCGTTCCCGTTCCCCGTCGAGGACGTCGTGCGGATGGGCCGCGCGCCCTGGGCGGGTACCGCCCGCGAGGACGAGGACGACGCGGCGGTCGGGGCCGCGATGGCGGCGACCGAGACCGCCGAGTTCGCCGCCCGGCCGTTCTCCGCGCTGTCCGGCGGTGAGCGCGCCCGTGTCGCGCTGGCCCGCGTACTCGCCCAGCGGGCACCGCTGTTGCTGCTGGACGAGCCGACCGCCGCGCTCGATCTGCGCCACCAGGAACTGGTCCTGCGCATCTGCCACGAACGGGCCGCCGCGGGCGACGCGGTCGTCGTCGTCCTGCACGACCTCGGCCTCGCCGCGGCGTACGCCGACCGCGTCGCCGTGCTCCGCGGCGGGCATCTCGCCGCGGAGGGCCGGCCCGCCGAGGTGCTCCGGGACGAACTGCTCAGCGACGTCTACCGGCAGCCGGTCGAGGTCCTGCCGCATCCCCGCACAGGGACGCCGCTCGTCCTGCCGAAACGTGACGCTTGA
- the efeO gene encoding iron uptake system protein EfeO — protein MRPARLSVVTAVAAVTALTAVTGCAEKSDAKGGGHDAIAVTAKDDSCEVSKKEFPAGHVQLDIENKGSKVTEVYILFPDDRIVTERENIGPGTKASLTAEVKAGDYEIACKPGMKGDGIRQQVKATGGNAAKRSPEMDEAVARYRTYVQQQADETLPKVKVFTDAVRAGDIEAAKKAYADSRIGWERTEPVAESFGDIDPKVDLREDGVADLKPGEKWTGWHRLEKALWQDKKLGAEEKTFADTLDKDLADWVKRVGTAEITPTSMANGAKELLDEVATGKVTGEEERYSHTDLVDFKANVEGAQKSYELLKPVASKNDPQLVAELDKQFAALNGLLDKYRTDKASYVFTSYDKVDGAQRKELSDGVNALAEPLSKLAAAVVK, from the coding sequence ATGCGACCCGCCCGCCTCTCCGTCGTCACCGCCGTCGCCGCCGTGACCGCTCTCACCGCCGTCACGGGCTGCGCAGAGAAGAGCGACGCCAAGGGCGGCGGCCACGACGCCATCGCCGTCACCGCGAAGGACGACTCCTGCGAGGTGTCCAAGAAGGAGTTCCCGGCCGGGCACGTCCAGTTGGACATCGAGAACAAGGGCTCCAAGGTCACCGAGGTCTACATCCTCTTCCCCGACGACCGCATCGTCACCGAGCGCGAGAACATCGGCCCGGGCACCAAGGCGAGCCTCACGGCCGAGGTGAAGGCCGGTGACTACGAGATCGCCTGCAAGCCCGGCATGAAGGGCGACGGCATCCGCCAACAGGTCAAGGCGACGGGCGGCAACGCCGCCAAGCGCTCCCCGGAGATGGACGAGGCGGTCGCCCGGTACCGCACGTACGTGCAGCAGCAGGCCGACGAGACGCTGCCGAAGGTGAAGGTGTTCACCGACGCCGTCCGCGCCGGCGACATCGAGGCGGCGAAGAAGGCGTACGCGGACTCCCGGATCGGCTGGGAGCGCACCGAGCCGGTCGCCGAGTCGTTCGGCGACATCGACCCGAAGGTCGACCTCCGCGAGGACGGCGTGGCGGATCTGAAGCCGGGCGAGAAGTGGACCGGCTGGCACCGCCTGGAGAAGGCCCTGTGGCAGGACAAGAAGCTCGGCGCCGAGGAGAAGACGTTCGCCGACACGCTCGACAAGGACCTCGCGGACTGGGTGAAGCGCGTCGGCACCGCCGAGATCACGCCCACATCGATGGCGAACGGCGCCAAGGAACTCCTCGACGAGGTCGCCACCGGCAAGGTCACGGGTGAGGAGGAGCGTTACTCCCACACCGACCTGGTCGACTTCAAGGCGAACGTCGAGGGCGCGCAGAAGTCGTACGAGCTGCTGAAGCCGGTCGCGTCGAAGAACGACCCGCAGCTGGTCGCCGAGCTCGACAAGCAGTTCGCCGCGCTGAACGGGCTGCTCGACAAGTACCGCACGGACAAGGCCTCGTACGTCTTCACCTCGTACGACAAGGTCGACGGGGCGCAGCGCAAGGAGCTGTCCGACGGTGTGAACGCCCTGGCCGAGCCGCTCTCCAAGCTCGCCGCGGCCGTGGTCAAGTAA
- the efeB gene encoding iron uptake transporter deferrochelatase/peroxidase subunit, which yields MAEDTTDRTGPAQAAATPAAPSRRALLGWGGAGLAFGAAAAGGTVAAVTGGGEDRTVPAAMSGAAVPFHGTHQAGIATAVQDRLHFASFDVKTEDRAELVRLLKDWTRAAERMTAGQAVGDGAYGGLAEAPPDDTGEALGLKPSRLTLTIGFGPALFDGRFGLKEHRPAALVELPRFKGDNLDPARSGGDLCVQACADDPQVAVHAIRNLARIGFGKVAVRWSQLGFGKTSSTTPEEQTPRNMMGFKDGTRNISGTDSAALDRHVWVSRKDGPAWMADGSYLVARRIRMNIETWDRTSLQEQEDIFGRDKGEGAPVGRAKERDEPFLPAMLPTAHVRLAHPDTNGGARLLRRGYSFTDGTDGLGRLDAGLFFLAYQRDVEAGFVPVQRSLAASDDLNEYIQHVGSALFAIPPGVRDEDDWWGRALFS from the coding sequence ATGGCCGAGGACACCACGGACCGGACCGGGCCGGCACAAGCCGCCGCGACCCCGGCCGCACCCTCGCGGCGCGCCCTGCTCGGCTGGGGCGGTGCCGGGCTCGCGTTCGGTGCCGCCGCGGCCGGCGGCACGGTCGCGGCCGTGACGGGCGGCGGTGAGGACCGGACCGTACCCGCCGCCATGAGCGGTGCGGCGGTGCCGTTCCACGGGACGCACCAGGCCGGCATCGCCACCGCCGTGCAGGACCGGCTGCACTTCGCGTCCTTCGACGTGAAGACCGAGGACCGCGCGGAGCTGGTCCGGCTGCTGAAGGACTGGACACGGGCCGCCGAGCGGATGACGGCCGGGCAGGCCGTCGGCGACGGCGCCTACGGCGGTCTCGCCGAGGCGCCGCCGGACGACACCGGTGAGGCGCTGGGCCTGAAGCCCTCCCGGCTCACGCTCACCATCGGCTTCGGCCCCGCCCTCTTCGACGGCCGCTTCGGGCTGAAGGAGCACAGGCCGGCGGCCCTCGTCGAGCTGCCCAGGTTCAAGGGCGACAACCTCGATCCGGCGCGCAGCGGCGGCGATCTGTGCGTCCAGGCGTGCGCGGACGATCCGCAGGTCGCGGTGCACGCGATCCGCAATCTCGCCCGGATCGGCTTCGGCAAGGTCGCGGTCCGCTGGTCGCAACTGGGCTTCGGCAAGACGTCGTCGACGACGCCCGAGGAGCAGACGCCGCGCAACATGATGGGCTTCAAGGACGGCACCCGGAACATCTCGGGCACGGACTCCGCGGCCCTGGACCGGCATGTGTGGGTGTCGCGGAAGGACGGCCCGGCCTGGATGGCGGACGGTTCGTACCTCGTGGCCCGCCGGATCCGGATGAACATCGAGACCTGGGACCGTACGTCGCTGCAGGAGCAGGAGGACATCTTCGGCCGCGACAAGGGCGAGGGCGCCCCGGTCGGCAGGGCCAAGGAGCGCGACGAGCCGTTCCTGCCCGCCATGCTGCCGACGGCGCACGTGCGCCTCGCGCATCCCGACACCAACGGCGGGGCGAGGCTGCTGCGCCGTGGCTACTCCTTCACGGACGGCACGGACGGTCTCGGCCGGCTCGACGCGGGCCTGTTCTTCCTCGCCTACCAGCGGGACGTCGAGGCGGGCTTCGTGCCGGTGCAGCGGAGTCTCGCCGCGAGCGACGACCTCAACGAGTACATCCAGCACGTGGGTTCGGCGCTGTTCGCGATCCCGCCGGGCGTCCGGGACGAGGACGACTGGTGGGGCCGGGCGCTGTTCTCCTGA
- the efeU gene encoding iron uptake transporter permease EfeU produces MFGNYLIGLREGLEAGLVVCILVAYLVKTDRRDALKPIWIGVGVACAVSLAFGAALEFGSQELTFEAQELLGGSLSIVAVGLVTWMVFWMRRTARHLKAELHGRLDTALQMGTGALVVTAFLAVGREGLETALFVWASVRAATDASGSSGPLTGVLLGIASAVLLSWLFYRGALRINLSRFFTWTGGMLVVVAAGVFAYGVHDLQEARFLGGLADKAFDISATIPPDSWYGTLLKGVFNFQPDPTVLQVTVWALYLIPTLALFLAPVGFGRSVRGEEQKATDEQAGSGGDGARGSDGAVAGGERVRDGSRRAGGRTVRDEG; encoded by the coding sequence GTGTTCGGCAACTATCTGATCGGCCTGCGCGAGGGGCTGGAGGCCGGTCTGGTCGTCTGCATCCTCGTCGCGTATCTCGTGAAGACGGACCGCCGGGACGCCCTGAAACCGATCTGGATCGGTGTCGGGGTGGCCTGCGCCGTGTCGCTCGCGTTCGGCGCCGCCCTCGAATTCGGCTCGCAGGAGCTGACGTTCGAGGCGCAGGAGCTGCTCGGCGGCTCCCTGTCGATCGTCGCGGTCGGCCTGGTCACCTGGATGGTCTTCTGGATGCGGCGCACCGCGCGGCATCTGAAGGCCGAGCTCCACGGCAGACTGGACACCGCGCTGCAGATGGGCACGGGTGCGCTGGTCGTCACGGCGTTCCTGGCGGTGGGCCGGGAGGGTCTGGAGACGGCGCTGTTCGTCTGGGCGTCGGTGCGCGCGGCCACGGACGCGAGCGGCTCGTCGGGCCCGCTGACCGGGGTGCTGCTCGGGATCGCGTCCGCGGTGCTGCTGAGCTGGCTGTTCTACCGGGGCGCGCTGCGGATCAATCTGTCGAGGTTCTTCACCTGGACGGGCGGGATGCTGGTCGTCGTTGCCGCCGGTGTGTTCGCGTACGGCGTGCACGACCTGCAGGAGGCCCGGTTCCTGGGCGGTCTCGCGGACAAGGCGTTCGACATCAGCGCCACGATTCCGCCGGACAGCTGGTACGGCACCCTGCTGAAGGGTGTGTTCAACTTCCAGCCGGACCCGACGGTCCTCCAGGTCACGGTGTGGGCGCTGTATCTGATCCCGACGCTCGCACTGTTCCTGGCCCCGGTAGGGTTCGGACGGTCAGTGCGGGGCGAGGAGCAGAAGGCAACCGATGAGCAGGCTGGGTCGGGCGGCGACGGGGCTCGCGGCAGTGACGGTGCTGTCGCTGGCGGCGAGCGGGTGCGTGACGGTTCACGGCGAGCTGGAGGTCGTACCGTCCGCGACGAAGGCTGA
- a CDS encoding bifunctional DNA primase/polymerase, whose amino-acid sequence MGDGIGRYRGTESRLSWENRLPQWLRRRPREDAAEGESARLDLLLATAAAGLPLAPAAYPAGYSCSCERIGCPTPARHPVSFAWQTQSTTDRDTIERWADDQPEANFITATGMVHDVLDVPLEAGRAALERLLAEGIDVGPVAESGDGRMLFFTATRGTPEVEDEWWPCELDCHPETMDEHPGLRWHSRGSYVLVPPARLADDVVISWARGPEHPLPDPLTLLEALADACTKYAQEADSQGLDHHSVAWPLSR is encoded by the coding sequence ATGGGCGACGGTATCGGCCGCTACCGCGGCACGGAGAGCAGGCTGTCCTGGGAGAACCGGCTGCCGCAGTGGCTGCGCAGACGCCCCCGGGAGGACGCCGCCGAGGGCGAATCGGCCCGTCTGGACCTGCTCCTCGCCACCGCCGCCGCCGGACTGCCGCTCGCGCCCGCCGCGTACCCCGCGGGCTACAGCTGTTCCTGTGAGCGCATCGGCTGTCCCACTCCGGCCCGGCATCCCGTCTCGTTCGCGTGGCAGACCCAGTCCACGACCGACCGCGACACGATCGAGCGCTGGGCGGACGACCAGCCCGAGGCCAACTTCATCACCGCGACCGGCATGGTCCACGACGTCCTCGACGTACCGCTGGAAGCCGGCCGTGCCGCCCTGGAGCGGCTGCTCGCGGAGGGCATCGACGTCGGACCGGTCGCCGAGTCGGGTGACGGGCGGATGCTGTTCTTCACCGCCACCCGCGGCACTCCCGAGGTCGAGGACGAGTGGTGGCCCTGTGAACTGGACTGCCATCCCGAGACGATGGACGAGCATCCCGGCCTTCGCTGGCACAGCCGCGGCAGCTATGTCCTCGTACCGCCCGCGCGACTTGCCGACGACGTCGTCATCAGCTGGGCGCGCGGCCCGGAGCATCCGCTGCCGGACCCGCTGACGCTGCTGGAGGCGCTCGCCGACGCCTGCACGAAGTACGCGCAGGAGGCGGACTCGCAGGGCCTGGACCACCACTCGGTGGCGTGGCCGCTGAGCCGCTGA
- a CDS encoding TetR/AcrR family transcriptional regulator, producing the protein MAESKKPDSSRRSERSRRAIYEAALALVGETGYARTTIEGIAARAGVGKQTIYRWWPSKAAVLLEAFLDVAEQAAQGEPLIPDTGDLEADLKLVMRATVDELNSPPYDAPARALAAESVVDPGLAAEFVGRLLEPQLQLYVHRLRSAQDAGHVRAGVDPRIALELLVGPLAHRWLLRTLPLTHAYADEVVEYALYGLAPRP; encoded by the coding sequence ATGGCCGAGAGCAAGAAGCCCGACTCCTCCCGCCGCAGCGAGCGCTCCCGTCGCGCCATCTACGAGGCCGCCCTCGCCCTCGTCGGCGAGACCGGATACGCCAGGACGACGATCGAGGGTATCGCCGCCCGCGCCGGGGTCGGCAAGCAGACCATCTACCGCTGGTGGCCCTCCAAGGCCGCGGTCCTGCTCGAAGCCTTCCTCGACGTCGCCGAGCAGGCCGCGCAGGGCGAGCCCCTGATCCCCGACACCGGTGACCTGGAGGCGGACCTCAAGCTCGTGATGCGCGCCACCGTCGACGAGCTCAACTCCCCGCCCTACGACGCCCCCGCCCGCGCCCTCGCGGCGGAGAGCGTCGTCGATCCCGGGCTCGCCGCCGAGTTCGTCGGCAGACTCCTCGAACCGCAGCTCCAGCTGTACGTGCACCGACTGCGCAGCGCCCAGGACGCCGGCCACGTACGCGCCGGCGTCGACCCCCGTATCGCCCTGGAACTCCTCGTCGGACCCCTCGCGCACCGCTGGCTGCTGCGGACCCTCCCGCTCACCCACGCGTACGCGGACGAGGTCGTCGAGTACGCGCTGTACGGCCTCGCGCCCCGGCCCTGA
- the ddaH gene encoding dimethylargininase gives MRPDAREEPALPRDARSRRYLMCPPTHFEVTYSINPWMDPGKPVDLSLALAQWEDLHDRYRALGHTVELLEPREDLPDMVFAANGATVVDGRVLGARFAYRERTAEAEEHLEWFRAHGFTEIHEPSHVNEGEGDFAVTSAYLLAGRGFRSSSLAHDEAQEFFGRPVIGLDLVDPRYYHLDTALSVLDDETNEIMYYPGAFSPGSRAVLARLFPDALIAREADAAAFGLNAVSDGRHVLLPQAALGLFEPLRARGFEPIGLDTGELLKGGGSVKCCTQELRP, from the coding sequence GTGCGCCCAGACGCTCGTGAGGAGCCCGCATTGCCTCGTGACGCCAGATCCCGCCGCTACCTGATGTGCCCACCCACGCACTTCGAGGTGACGTACTCCATCAACCCCTGGATGGACCCCGGGAAGCCCGTCGACCTGTCACTGGCGCTGGCCCAGTGGGAGGACCTGCACGACCGCTACCGCGCGCTCGGCCACACCGTGGAACTGCTGGAGCCCCGCGAGGACCTGCCCGACATGGTCTTCGCCGCGAACGGCGCGACCGTCGTCGACGGACGGGTGCTCGGCGCGCGCTTCGCGTACCGGGAACGGACCGCGGAGGCCGAGGAGCACCTGGAGTGGTTCCGCGCCCACGGCTTCACCGAGATCCACGAGCCCTCGCACGTCAACGAGGGCGAGGGCGACTTCGCGGTGACCTCGGCGTATCTGCTGGCGGGGCGGGGCTTCCGGTCCAGCTCGCTCGCCCACGACGAGGCGCAGGAGTTCTTCGGGCGACCGGTGATCGGGCTGGACCTGGTGGACCCGCGCTACTACCACCTGGACACCGCGCTGTCCGTCCTCGACGACGAGACGAACGAGATCATGTACTACCCCGGCGCGTTCTCCCCCGGCAGCCGCGCCGTCCTCGCCCGCCTCTTCCCCGACGCCCTCATCGCCCGCGAGGCGGACGCGGCGGCCTTCGGACTCAACGCGGTGAGCGACGGCCGCCACGTCCTGCTCCCCCAGGCGGCCCTGGGCCTCTTCGAGCCCCTGCGGGCCCGTGGCTTCGAGCCGATCGGGCTGGACACGGGCGAGCTGCTGAAGGGCGGCGGCAGCGTCAAGTGCTGTACGCAGGAGCTGCGCCCCTGA
- a CDS encoding small ribosomal subunit Rsm22 family protein, producing MNTTLPDALADLLDGLPQGRAAQAVERLIASYRGDTPTDAPVLRDRADVAAYAAYRMPATFEAVRSALAALRAAAPSWVPATHTDIGGGTGAASWAVADAWPEGGHRTTVLDWAEPALALGRELAAGADSAALRGARWQRARIGDAMRLEPADLITVSYVLKELDEADRTAVVGQAAAAGQAVLIVEPGTPDGYERIIAARDQLIGAGLRVAAPCPHSERCPIVPGTDWCHFAARVSRSSLHRRVKGGSLPYEDEKFSYVAATRFPVAPAPARVTRRPQIRKGQVLLELCASDETLHRETISKRHGALYRAARDASWGDAWPPPPAD from the coding sequence GTGAACACCACCCTCCCCGATGCCCTCGCCGACCTTCTCGACGGTCTGCCGCAGGGGCGTGCCGCCCAGGCCGTGGAGCGGCTGATCGCCAGCTACCGGGGGGACACACCGACCGACGCGCCGGTGCTGCGCGACCGCGCGGACGTCGCCGCGTACGCCGCGTACCGGATGCCGGCGACGTTCGAGGCGGTACGGTCCGCGCTCGCGGCGCTCCGGGCGGCGGCGCCCTCGTGGGTGCCCGCGACGCACACCGACATCGGCGGCGGTACGGGCGCGGCGAGCTGGGCCGTCGCCGACGCCTGGCCCGAGGGCGGGCACCGCACCACCGTGCTCGACTGGGCCGAGCCAGCGCTGGCGCTCGGGCGCGAACTGGCGGCGGGCGCGGACTCCGCGGCGCTGCGGGGCGCGCGGTGGCAGCGGGCGCGGATCGGTGACGCGATGCGGCTGGAGCCGGCGGACCTGATCACGGTCTCGTACGTGCTGAAGGAACTCGACGAGGCGGACCGGACGGCGGTCGTCGGCCAGGCCGCGGCGGCGGGGCAGGCGGTCCTGATCGTCGAGCCGGGCACACCGGACGGCTACGAGCGGATCATCGCGGCACGCGACCAGCTGATCGGGGCCGGGCTGCGGGTGGCGGCGCCGTGCCCGCACAGCGAGCGCTGCCCGATCGTGCCGGGCACCGACTGGTGCCACTTCGCCGCGCGGGTGAGCAGGTCGTCGCTGCACCGCCGGGTGAAGGGCGGGTCGCTGCCGTACGAGGACGAGAAGTTCAGCTACGTCGCCGCGACACGGTTCCCGGTGGCTCCGGCGCCGGCCCGGGTGACCCGCAGGCCGCAGATCCGCAAGGGCCAGGTCCTGCTGGAGCTCTGCGCCTCCGACGAAACCCTCCACCGCGAGACGATCTCCAAACGCCACGGCGCGCTGTACCGCGCGGCCCGCGACGCCTCCTGGGGCGACGCCTGGCCCCCGCCTCCGGCGGACTGA